Proteins found in one Litorihabitans aurantiacus genomic segment:
- the rplU gene encoding 50S ribosomal protein L21, with product MVYAIVKMSGRQEKVAVGDIVVGNRVEGNVGDTLELTPILLVDGEKVTSAADELAKVKVSAEIVRDEKGPKITIMKFKNKTGYRKRQGHRQPLTRFKVTSIA from the coding sequence GTGGTTTACGCGATCGTCAAGATGAGCGGCCGTCAGGAGAAGGTGGCCGTCGGTGACATCGTCGTCGGCAACCGAGTTGAGGGGAACGTCGGCGACACGCTCGAGCTGACCCCCATCCTCCTCGTCGACGGTGAGAAGGTGACCTCGGCCGCCGACGAGCTGGCCAAGGTCAAGGTCTCCGCGGAGATCGTTCGGGACGAGAAGGGCCCGAAGATCACCATCATGAAGTTCAAGAACAAGACCGGCTACCGCAAGCGCCAGGGACACCGTCAGCCCCTGACCCGCTTCAAGGTCACCTCCATCGCCTGA
- the rpmA gene encoding 50S ribosomal protein L27 has translation MAHKKGASSSRNGRDSNAQRLGVKRFGGQVVKAGEIIVRQRGTHFHPGDNVGRGGDDTLFALAPGSVQFGQRRGRRVIDVVA, from the coding sequence ATGGCACACAAGAAGGGCGCAAGCTCCTCCCGCAACGGTCGTGACTCCAACGCGCAGCGCCTCGGCGTGAAGCGTTTCGGCGGCCAGGTCGTCAAGGCCGGCGAGATCATCGTCCGTCAGCGCGGCACGCACTTCCACCCGGGCGACAACGTCGGCCGTGGTGGCGACGACACGCTGTTCGCGCTCGCCCCGGGCTCGGTGCAGTTCGGCCAGCGCCGCGGTCGTCGCGTGATCGACGTCGTGGCCTGA
- the obgE gene encoding GTPase ObgE: protein MVSFVDRVVLHVSGGDGGHGCASVRREKFKPLGGPDGANGGNGGDVVLAVDPQVTTLLDYHHRPHRSAESGGQGKGDMRHGKNGGDVVLGVPDGTVVRTPGGEVLADLIGAGATYTIARGGQGGLGNAALSSPKRKAPGFALLGEPGDEAEVVLELKSVADVALVGFPSAGKSSLIAAMSAARPKIADYPFTTLVPNLGVVQAGDERYTVADVPGLIPGASEGKGLGLEFLRHIERCAVLVHVLDCATLEQRRDPITDLDVILAELAAYAPDLEIAGGRVPILERPQLVVLHKIDVPEARELADFVRPELEERGFRVFEVSSASHEGLRELTFALGGLVSEARANEPEPEPAPVVLRPRAHGDAGFSVTPVTTPDGEAFQVRGDKPERWVRQTDFTNDEAIGYLADRLNRIGVEQALGKAGAVPGSTVVIGELVGGVIFDWEPTAMTGAELLAPRGTDIRLEGSRRRTTPERLEQYRARMDGKTAAREELRRDRDEGVWTSSEE from the coding sequence GTGGTCTCGTTCGTCGACCGGGTGGTGCTGCACGTGAGCGGCGGCGACGGCGGTCACGGCTGCGCGTCGGTGCGCCGTGAGAAGTTCAAGCCGCTGGGCGGTCCCGACGGCGCCAACGGCGGCAACGGCGGCGACGTCGTGCTCGCCGTCGACCCGCAGGTCACCACGCTGCTGGACTACCACCACCGGCCCCACCGCAGCGCCGAGTCGGGCGGTCAGGGCAAGGGCGACATGCGCCACGGGAAGAACGGCGGCGACGTCGTCCTCGGCGTGCCCGACGGCACCGTCGTGCGCACCCCGGGCGGGGAGGTCCTCGCGGACCTCATCGGTGCCGGCGCCACCTACACGATCGCCCGCGGCGGCCAGGGCGGGCTCGGCAACGCCGCGCTCAGCTCGCCGAAGCGCAAGGCGCCCGGCTTCGCACTCCTCGGGGAGCCCGGCGACGAGGCCGAGGTCGTCCTCGAGCTGAAGTCCGTGGCCGACGTCGCGCTCGTGGGGTTCCCGAGCGCCGGCAAGTCCTCGCTGATCGCGGCGATGAGCGCGGCCCGTCCGAAGATCGCGGACTACCCCTTCACCACGCTGGTGCCGAATCTCGGCGTCGTGCAGGCGGGCGACGAGCGCTACACCGTGGCCGACGTGCCGGGCCTCATCCCCGGGGCGAGCGAGGGCAAGGGACTCGGTCTGGAGTTCCTGCGCCACATCGAGCGCTGCGCCGTGCTGGTGCACGTGCTCGACTGCGCCACGCTCGAGCAGCGCCGCGACCCGATCACCGACCTCGACGTCATCCTGGCCGAGCTCGCCGCGTACGCGCCCGACCTGGAGATCGCGGGTGGCCGGGTACCGATCCTCGAGCGACCGCAGCTGGTCGTGCTGCACAAGATCGACGTGCCCGAGGCGCGCGAGCTCGCGGACTTCGTGCGACCGGAGCTCGAGGAGCGCGGGTTCCGCGTCTTCGAGGTCTCCAGCGCCTCCCACGAGGGTCTGCGCGAGCTGACGTTCGCGCTCGGTGGCCTGGTGAGCGAGGCGCGGGCGAACGAGCCCGAGCCGGAGCCCGCCCCGGTCGTGCTGCGCCCGCGCGCGCACGGCGACGCCGGCTTCTCGGTGACGCCGGTGACCACGCCCGACGGCGAGGCGTTCCAGGTGCGCGGCGACAAGCCCGAGCGGTGGGTGCGCCAGACGGACTTCACCAACGACGAGGCGATCGGCTACCTCGCCGACCGCCTCAACCGGATCGGCGTCGAGCAGGCGCTGGGCAAGGCCGGTGCCGTTCCGGGGAGCACGGTCGTCATCGGCGAGCTCGTCGGCGGGGTGATCTTCGACTGGGAGCCGACCGCCATGACGGGCGCCGAGCTGCTGGCCCCGCGCGGGACGGACATCCGGCTCGAGGGGTCGCGCCGGCGCACGACGCCCGAGCGGCTCGAGCAGTACCGGGCGCGGATGGACGGCAAGACTGCAGCCCGTGAGGAGCTGCGCCGCGACCGCGACGAGGGCGTGTGGACGAGCTCGGAGGAGTGA
- the proB gene encoding glutamate 5-kinase produces MDELGGVSGRELLAGARRVVVKIGSSSLTDDAGALDPTAVTAVADALAACRTAGTQVVLVSSGAIAAGITPLGLASRPRDLATQQAAAGVGQGLLVAHYTRAFAAHGLTVAQVLLTAEDVIRRGQYKNAQRALERLLALGTVPVINENDAVATDEIRFGDNDRLAALVAHVVQADALVLLTDVDGLYDGHPSLPTSRRLSRVSSAADLEGVVVTGRGSGVGTGGMTTKVDAAVTATGAGIPTLVAGAADVSRALTGEDVGTWFDATHPRPRTRRLWLAHAAATRGRLVLDDGAVRAITDGKRSLLAAGVVGVEGAFEAGDPVELASAAGVVVARGLVAYSSEELPERFGLTSAQLREEFDGRDRAVVHRDDLVVVARR; encoded by the coding sequence GTGGACGAGCTCGGAGGAGTGAGCGGGCGCGAGCTGCTCGCGGGGGCGCGCCGCGTCGTCGTGAAGATCGGCTCGTCCTCGCTCACCGACGACGCCGGCGCGCTCGACCCGACGGCGGTCACCGCCGTCGCCGACGCCCTCGCCGCCTGCCGCACCGCGGGGACCCAGGTCGTCCTGGTGTCCTCGGGTGCCATCGCCGCCGGTATCACGCCGCTCGGTCTGGCCTCGCGGCCGCGCGACCTCGCCACGCAGCAGGCCGCGGCCGGTGTGGGTCAGGGACTGCTGGTCGCGCACTACACCCGGGCGTTCGCCGCGCACGGTCTGACCGTGGCGCAGGTGCTCCTGACCGCGGAGGACGTCATCCGACGGGGGCAGTACAAGAACGCGCAGCGCGCGCTCGAGCGGCTGCTCGCGCTCGGGACCGTGCCGGTCATCAACGAGAACGACGCCGTCGCCACCGACGAGATCCGGTTCGGTGACAACGACCGCCTCGCGGCCCTGGTCGCCCACGTGGTCCAGGCCGACGCGCTGGTCCTGCTGACCGATGTCGACGGTCTGTACGACGGCCACCCGAGCCTGCCCACGTCGCGCCGGCTCTCGCGGGTCTCCTCCGCGGCGGATCTCGAGGGCGTCGTCGTGACGGGCCGGGGGAGCGGGGTCGGCACCGGCGGGATGACCACCAAGGTCGACGCCGCCGTCACCGCGACCGGCGCCGGGATCCCGACGCTCGTGGCCGGCGCCGCGGACGTCTCGCGCGCCCTGACGGGCGAGGACGTCGGCACCTGGTTCGACGCGACGCACCCGCGCCCGCGCACGCGGCGGCTGTGGCTCGCGCACGCGGCGGCGACGCGGGGGCGGCTCGTGCTCGACGACGGTGCCGTGCGGGCCATCACCGACGGCAAGCGGTCGCTGCTCGCGGCCGGGGTCGTGGGGGTCGAGGGAGCGTTCGAGGCAGGCGACCCGGTCGAGCTCGCGTCGGCGGCCGGGGTCGTGGTGGCCCGGGGGTTGGTGGCGTACTCGAGCGAGGAGCTGCCCGAGCGGTTCGGGCTGACCTCGGCGCAGCTGCGCGAGGAGTTCGACGGGCGGGACCGCGCCGTCGTGCACCGCGACGACCTCGTGGTGGTCGCGCGCCGCTGA